Genomic segment of Calditrichota bacterium:
TCGCTCTTCCCGTTGAACCAATGATATTCAGGTCTCAGACCTTTTTCATAAACAAAACTCCCCTTAATTTTCAAATATTCATGCGGATTTTCCGGAAGATTTTTGCCAGCTTCCGACCAATCCCACTCTACTTTTGTGGCTTCTTTTACTGCTGCTTCGGGAATATGGCAGGTCTGGCAGGCAACGGCATCCGTGTGAGCGTTGAGTCGCTCATCTTTATGCGGCTTTTCCAGATGGCAATCCGTACAATACGCCTGATTTTCATCGTCCGCACTCACCGACATTAGTCGCCCGCGAATTTCATGGTGCTCGCCTTTGTGGCAATCCACACAAACGAGATTGTATTTTCCCATGTGCACATCAACGCGTTCCGGCGGAAAATCCAGACTGCGATCCAAATCACCGTGTTTCACAGCGTCTCCTCCGCCGCCGGTGAAATGGCAGCTACCACAGTTCAATCTTGTCGGCCGGCCCACGCTTTTCGCCGCAGCGACCAGATCGACATCTTTGGGCGGAATGCCGCTTTTGCCCTTGACATATTGCCCGGAATGATCATGACAAACCAGACAGTCGATATTGTTTTCATTGGAAAAATCAAAGTTTGCATCAGACCAGCCATAGCCGGCATGGCAGGCAGTACACGGCGGCCAGTTACCGCGAATACCAATACAGAAATTGTTGAGAGACACTTTTTTGCCCATTCTCACCGAATCTTTGCGTCCCGGTAGCAGGACCGGTTTTCCCAACCAGGTCCAGTGGACGTTGTGCAACATCTCTTTCCCGGCTGCGGGATGACACTCGAGACATTTTTTCGTGACAGAAGGGCCGTCAGCAAAAGGGCCCTGAAGTAACGGAGCATGATCTGTGTGCGAAACCTTTTTCGGCATATAGAGCCATGGATCGTCCTGCTGCACTTTGGCCTTTGGCGCAAAAATAATCAAAGGCACAATCAAAACCACCAGAACTAACAGGACGATCATCATCCATTTTAGTCTTGTTTTTGGCATACTTTTCCTCTAAGTTCATTCAAATGTATATTTTGAAATCGATTAATTCTCTAA
This window contains:
- a CDS encoding tetrathionate reductase family octaheme c-type cytochrome, encoding MPKTRLKWMMIVLLVLVVLIVPLIIFAPKAKVQQDDPWLYMPKKVSHTDHAPLLQGPFADGPSVTKKCLECHPAAGKEMLHNVHWTWLGKPVLLPGRKDSVRMGKKVSLNNFCIGIRGNWPPCTACHAGYGWSDANFDFSNENNIDCLVCHDHSGQYVKGKSGIPPKDVDLVAAAKSVGRPTRLNCGSCHFTGGGGDAVKHGDLDRSLDFPPERVDVHMGKYNLVCVDCHKGEHHEIRGRLMSVSADDENQAYCTDCHLEKPHKDERLNAHTDAVACQTCHIPEAAVKEATKVEWDWSEAGKNLPENPHEYLKIKGSFVYEKGLRPEYHWFNGKSDHYLLGDKIDPNKTTLLNRPLGDINDPKAKIFPFKVHHAKQIYDKKYNYLLVPKTYGKGGYWTEFNWQKAAKLGSEANGIKYSGEYGFARTDMFWPLSHMVAPKEKA